One Ahaetulla prasina isolate Xishuangbanna chromosome 1, ASM2864084v1, whole genome shotgun sequence DNA window includes the following coding sequences:
- the TMEM18 gene encoding transmembrane protein 18, with protein MEFPGRLPIGVTRILTDTDWSEPWILTLVFFHVVCLFFTYLSFRHYRLQIGLFLCLIILVFCAEYINEAAAANWRFFSKHQYFDSQGMFISLVFSVPLLLNAILIVIAWVYKTVNIMTELKTIQQKRKARRENKKSQ; from the exons ATGGAATTCCCAGGGCGCTTGCCGATCGGGGTCACCAGGATCCTCACG GACACCGATTGGTCTGAACCCTGGATTTTAACTCTAGTGTTTTTCCACGTAGTCTGCTTATTTTTTACTTACCTTTCATTCCGGCACTACCGTTTACAAATAGGACTTTTTCTATGTCTCA TAATCCTGGTATTCTGTGCAGAATACATAAACGAAGCAGCTGCTGCAAACTGGAG ATTCTTCTCAAAGCACCAGTACTTTGATTCCCAAGGAATGTTTATTTCATTAGTGTTCTCAGTACCATTACTCCTAAATGCCATCCTCATAGTG attGCTTGGGTTTATAAAACAGTGAACATAATGACAGAACTAAAGACGATACAGCAGAAAAGGAAAGCAAGgagagaaaataagaaaagtCAATAA